A window from Betta splendens chromosome 1, fBetSpl5.4, whole genome shotgun sequence encodes these proteins:
- the gne gene encoding bifunctional UDP-N-acetylglucosamine 2-epimerase/N-acetylmannosamine kinase isoform X4: protein MKLYYLRMQGNREKMEGQNQCKKKLRVCVATCNRADYSKLAPIMFGIKSHPDEFELEVVVLGSHLIDDYGNTFRMIEQDDFDIGSKLHTIVRGEDEAAMVESVGLALVKLPDVLQRLRPDILVVHGDRFDALALATAAALMNIRILHLEGGEVSGTIDDSIRHAISKLAHYHACCTRRAEQHLIAMCEDHSRILLAGCPSYDKLLSTHHRDDHMDIIKSWLGDVKEHDYIVALQHPVTTDIQHSIKIYGLMLDALLSFKKRTLILFPNIDAGSKEMVRVMRKKGIEQNPNFRAVKHIPFEQFIQLVCHAGCMIGNSSCGVREAGAFGTPVINLGTRQTGRETGENVLHVRDADTHNKIYHALELQFGKRYPCSKIYGDGSAVPRILKFLRTIDLDEPLQKTFCFPPVKECISQDIDHILETQSALSVDLGGTNLRVAIVCMRGKIVNKYTKPNPKTFEARMELILEMCREAMQYAVHNNCRILGVGVSTGGRVNPQEGIVLHSTKLIQEWSSVDLRTPISDALHLPVWVDNDGNCAALAEKKFGHGKGVENFVTVITGTGIGGGIIHHNELVHGSTFCAAELGHIMVSLEGPECSCGSRGCIEAYASGMALQKEAKRLHDEDLLKVEGMDMKLSEPITAAHLINAAKLGNPKANAVLNKAATALGVGIINILHIVNPSLVILSGVLASYYQAPVQHTISERALFSVQSIKVVTSDLEEPALLGAASMVLDYETRRIY from the exons AAGCTTTACTATCTGAGAATGCAGGGGAACAGAGAAAAGATGGAAGGACAGAATCAG TGTAAGAAGAAACTGAGAGTGTGTGTTGCAACATGCAACAGAGCAGACTACTCCAAGCTGGCCCCCATCATGTTTGGGATCAAATCTCACCCTGATGAGTTTGAACTGGAAGTTGTGGTGCTGGGCTCACATCTTATTGATGATTATGG GAACACATTTCGTATGATCGAGCAGGATGACTTTGACATTGGTTCCAAGCTTCACACCATTGTGAGAGGTGAAGATGAGGCAGCTATGGTGGAGAGTGTTGGGCTGGCACTGGTGAAACTCCCTGATGTTCTACAGAGGCTACGTCCTGACATCTTGGTGGTCCATGGTGACCGGTTTGATGCATTAGCGCTGGCCACTGCTGCAGCGCTGATGAACATTAGAATATTACAtttggagggaggagag GTGAGTGGTACGATTGATGACTCAATCCGCCACGCCATTAGCAAACTGGCTCATTACCACGCCTGCTGCACTCGCAGGGCAGAGCAGCATCTCATTGCCATGTGTGAGGACCACTCTCGCATCTTGTTGGCGGGATGCCCTTCATATGATAAGCTGCTGTCGACTCATCACAGAGACGACCACATGGATATTATTAAGAGCTGGCTAG GTGACGTGAAGGAGCATGATTATATTGTGGCTTTGCAGCATCCTGTCACTACAGACATCCAGCACTCAATTAAGATCTATGGACTGATGCTGGATGCCCTGCTCTCCTTCAAGAAGAGAACCCTCATCCTCTTTCCTAACATCGATGCTG gaagtaaagagaTGGTGCGGGTGATGCGGAAAAAGGGCATCGAGCAGAATCCCAACTTTCGAGCAGTGAAGCACATTCCCTTTGAACAATTCATTCAGCTAGTCTGCCACGCTGGTTGTATGATCGGAAACAGCAGTTGTGGAGTGCGAGAAGCTGGAGCCTTCGGCACGCCTGTCATTAACTTGGGAACAAGACAAACTGGGAGAGAGACAG GTGAAAACGTTCTCCATGTGAGAGATGCAGACACACATAACAAGATCTACCATGCTCTGGAGCTGCAGTTTGGAAAGAGATACCCCTG cTCTAAAATATATGGTGATGGCAGTGCAGTGCCCCGTATTCTCAAATTCCTGCGCACCATTGACCTTGACGAGCCTCTCCAGAAGACCTTCTGTTTCCCACCAGTGAAAGAATGCATTTCCCAGGACATCGATCATATCCTGGAGACTCAGAGTGCTCTGTCTGTTGACCTGGGAGGGACCAACCTCAGAGTTGCCATTGTTTGCATGAGG GGTAAAATAGTTAATAAATACACTAAACCTAATCCAAAGACTTTTGAGGCAAGGATGGAACTTATATTGGAGATGTGTCGCGAGGCAATGCAATACGCTGTTCACAACAACTGTAGGATACTTGGTGTTG GTGTGTCCACGGGGGGACGTGTCAACCCACAAGAAGGTATAGTCCTGCACTCAACAAAGCTGATCCAAGAATGGTCTTCGGTGGACCTGAGGACGCCCATCTCTGATGCCCTGCACTTACCGGTCTGGGTGGACAACGATGGAAACTGTGCGGCGTTGGCTGAGAAGAAATTTGGTCACGGCAAGGGAGTTGAGAACTTTGTCACTGTCATCACAGGCACAG GTATTGGAGGTGGCATTATCCATCATAATGAGCTGGTCCATGGCAGTActttctgtgctgcagagctgggTCACATCATGGTTTCTTTAGAAGGCCCTGAGTGCTCGTGTGGCAGTCGTGGATGCATAGAGGCCTATGCATCTGGCATGGCCCTACAGAAAGAGGCCAAAAGGCTGCACGacg AGGACCTGCTGAAGGTGGAGGGAATGGACATGAAGCTTTCAGAGCCAATCACTGCTGCCCATCTCATCAATGCAGCCAAACTAGGGAATCCCAAAGCTAATGCTGTTCTAAACAAAG CTGCAACAGCGCTTGGTGTGGGCATCATCAACATCCTCCACATAGTGAACCCTTCACTGGTGATTCTGTCCGGCGTTTTGGCATCTTACTACCAGGCCCCAGTGCAGCACACCATCTCAGAAAGAGCCCTCTTCTCTGTTCAGAGCATCAAAGTGGTGACATCCGATTTGGAAGAACCAGCATTACTTGGAGCTGCTAGCATGGTGTTAGACTATGAAACCAGAAGGATATACTGA
- the gne gene encoding bifunctional UDP-N-acetylglucosamine 2-epimerase/N-acetylmannosamine kinase isoform X5 produces MKLYYLRMQGNREKMEGQNQCKKKLRVCVATCNRADYSKLAPIMFGIKSHPDEFELEVVVLGSHLIDDYGNTFRMIEQDDFDIGSKLHTIVRGEDEAAMVESVGLALVKLPDVLQRLRPDILVVHGDRFDALALATAAALMNIRILHLEGGEVSGTIDDSIRHAISKLAHYHACCTRRAEQHLIAMCEDHSRILLAGCPSYDKLLSTHHRDDHMDIIKSWLGDVKEHDYIVALQHPVTTDIQHSIKIYGLMLDALLSFKKRTLILFPNIDAGSKEMVRVMRKKGIEQNPNFRAVKHIPFEQFIQLVCHAGCMIGNSSCGVREAGAFGTPVINLGTRQTGRETGENVLHVRDADTHNKIYHALELQFGKRYPCSKIYGDGSAVPRILKFLRTIDLDEPLQKTFCFPPVKECISQDIDHILETQSALSVDLGGTNLRVAIVCMRGKIVNKYTKPNPKTFEARMELILEMCREAMQYAVHNNCRILGVGVSTGGRVNPQEGIVLHSTKLIQEWSSVDLRTPISDALHLPVWVDNDGNCAALAEKKFGHGKGVENFVTVITGTGIGGGIIHHNELVHGSTFCAAELGHIMVSLEGPECSCGSRGCIEAYASGMALQKEAKRLHDEDLLKVEGMDMKLSEPITAAHLINAAKLGNPKANAVLNKAATALGVGIINILHIVNPSLVILSGVLASYYQAPVQHTISERALFSVQSIKVVTSDLEEPALLGAASMVLDYETRRIY; encoded by the exons atg AAGCTTTACTATCTGAGAATGCAGGGGAACAGAGAAAAGATGGAAGGACAGAATCAG TGTAAGAAGAAACTGAGAGTGTGTGTTGCAACATGCAACAGAGCAGACTACTCCAAGCTGGCCCCCATCATGTTTGGGATCAAATCTCACCCTGATGAGTTTGAACTGGAAGTTGTGGTGCTGGGCTCACATCTTATTGATGATTATGG GAACACATTTCGTATGATCGAGCAGGATGACTTTGACATTGGTTCCAAGCTTCACACCATTGTGAGAGGTGAAGATGAGGCAGCTATGGTGGAGAGTGTTGGGCTGGCACTGGTGAAACTCCCTGATGTTCTACAGAGGCTACGTCCTGACATCTTGGTGGTCCATGGTGACCGGTTTGATGCATTAGCGCTGGCCACTGCTGCAGCGCTGATGAACATTAGAATATTACAtttggagggaggagag GTGAGTGGTACGATTGATGACTCAATCCGCCACGCCATTAGCAAACTGGCTCATTACCACGCCTGCTGCACTCGCAGGGCAGAGCAGCATCTCATTGCCATGTGTGAGGACCACTCTCGCATCTTGTTGGCGGGATGCCCTTCATATGATAAGCTGCTGTCGACTCATCACAGAGACGACCACATGGATATTATTAAGAGCTGGCTAG GTGACGTGAAGGAGCATGATTATATTGTGGCTTTGCAGCATCCTGTCACTACAGACATCCAGCACTCAATTAAGATCTATGGACTGATGCTGGATGCCCTGCTCTCCTTCAAGAAGAGAACCCTCATCCTCTTTCCTAACATCGATGCTG gaagtaaagagaTGGTGCGGGTGATGCGGAAAAAGGGCATCGAGCAGAATCCCAACTTTCGAGCAGTGAAGCACATTCCCTTTGAACAATTCATTCAGCTAGTCTGCCACGCTGGTTGTATGATCGGAAACAGCAGTTGTGGAGTGCGAGAAGCTGGAGCCTTCGGCACGCCTGTCATTAACTTGGGAACAAGACAAACTGGGAGAGAGACAG GTGAAAACGTTCTCCATGTGAGAGATGCAGACACACATAACAAGATCTACCATGCTCTGGAGCTGCAGTTTGGAAAGAGATACCCCTG cTCTAAAATATATGGTGATGGCAGTGCAGTGCCCCGTATTCTCAAATTCCTGCGCACCATTGACCTTGACGAGCCTCTCCAGAAGACCTTCTGTTTCCCACCAGTGAAAGAATGCATTTCCCAGGACATCGATCATATCCTGGAGACTCAGAGTGCTCTGTCTGTTGACCTGGGAGGGACCAACCTCAGAGTTGCCATTGTTTGCATGAGG GGTAAAATAGTTAATAAATACACTAAACCTAATCCAAAGACTTTTGAGGCAAGGATGGAACTTATATTGGAGATGTGTCGCGAGGCAATGCAATACGCTGTTCACAACAACTGTAGGATACTTGGTGTTG GTGTGTCCACGGGGGGACGTGTCAACCCACAAGAAGGTATAGTCCTGCACTCAACAAAGCTGATCCAAGAATGGTCTTCGGTGGACCTGAGGACGCCCATCTCTGATGCCCTGCACTTACCGGTCTGGGTGGACAACGATGGAAACTGTGCGGCGTTGGCTGAGAAGAAATTTGGTCACGGCAAGGGAGTTGAGAACTTTGTCACTGTCATCACAGGCACAG GTATTGGAGGTGGCATTATCCATCATAATGAGCTGGTCCATGGCAGTActttctgtgctgcagagctgggTCACATCATGGTTTCTTTAGAAGGCCCTGAGTGCTCGTGTGGCAGTCGTGGATGCATAGAGGCCTATGCATCTGGCATGGCCCTACAGAAAGAGGCCAAAAGGCTGCACGacg AGGACCTGCTGAAGGTGGAGGGAATGGACATGAAGCTTTCAGAGCCAATCACTGCTGCCCATCTCATCAATGCAGCCAAACTAGGGAATCCCAAAGCTAATGCTGTTCTAAACAAAG CTGCAACAGCGCTTGGTGTGGGCATCATCAACATCCTCCACATAGTGAACCCTTCACTGGTGATTCTGTCCGGCGTTTTGGCATCTTACTACCAGGCCCCAGTGCAGCACACCATCTCAGAAAGAGCCCTCTTCTCTGTTCAGAGCATCAAAGTGGTGACATCCGATTTGGAAGAACCAGCATTACTTGGAGCTGCTAGCATGGTGTTAGACTATGAAACCAGAAGGATATACTGA